The Sphingosinicella humi genome has a window encoding:
- the rpmF gene encoding 50S ribosomal protein L32 translates to MAVPKRKTTPSKRNMRRSHDALKAVNYQECPNCGELKLPHNLCGGCGHYNGREIQSIEA, encoded by the coding sequence ATGGCCGTCCCCAAGAGAAAAACCACGCCGTCCAAGCGCAACATGCGCCGCAGCCATGACGCGCTGAAGGCGGTGAATTACCAAGAATGCCCGAATTGCGGCGAACTCAAGCTGCCGCACAATCTTTGCGGCGGCTGCGGCCATTATAACGGCCGCGAGATCCAGTCGATCGAGGCGTAA
- a CDS encoding MerR family transcriptional regulator, whose product MADGPVKSENAFRTIGELASDLGVPQHILRYWETRFPQLRPLQRAGNRRYYRPEDVALAKRIHRLLNQDGYTIRGVQQLLKNGSRGEEERSAPAAAASQSSAFPVEELRALRSMLADALEQAR is encoded by the coding sequence TTGGCGGACGGGCCTGTAAAGAGCGAAAACGCCTTCCGCACCATCGGCGAGCTCGCGAGCGACCTCGGCGTCCCGCAGCATATCCTCCGCTATTGGGAGACTCGCTTTCCCCAGCTTCGACCCCTGCAGCGCGCCGGTAATCGCCGCTATTATCGTCCGGAGGATGTGGCGCTTGCGAAGCGGATCCATCGCCTCCTCAACCAGGATGGCTACACCATCCGCGGCGTGCAGCAGCTTTTGAAGAACGGCTCCCGGGGCGAAGAAGAACGGTCGGCACCCGCCGCCGCAGCCAGCCAATCCTCTGCCTTCCCCGTCGAAGAGCTGCGCGCCCTCCGTTCCATGCTGGCCGACGCGCTGGAGCAGGCCCGCTAG
- the plsX gene encoding phosphate acyltransferase PlsX, with amino-acid sequence MGSAPRIALDAMGGDVGPAVMVAGAARAHQRRGDLQFLLFGDEGAIRAELDRHPTLAGASRIVHCDDVIAPEEKPTQAIRRAKTSSMGRAVHAVKAGEADAAISGGNTGALMAMSKLALRTMKGIDRPALAALLPTLGDNDLVMLDLGANTECDTQNLVQFAVMGAAYSRVVLDLEKPRVRLLNIGTEELKGTDELKTAAAILRDADYLGMRFDGFTEGDKISRGDVDVIVTDGFSGNIALKTAEGTARFVTDLLKRAFTSSARSKIGFLISRPATELLKHHLDPNNHNGAVFLGLNAPVVKSHGNANEKGVANAIRVAARMVREDLTRKITEDLANIAAHGDAQAAAK; translated from the coding sequence GTGGGCAGCGCGCCACGGATCGCACTGGACGCGATGGGTGGCGATGTCGGCCCGGCGGTGATGGTGGCCGGCGCCGCTCGCGCTCATCAGCGCCGCGGCGACCTCCAATTTCTGCTGTTCGGTGACGAGGGCGCGATTCGCGCCGAACTCGACAGACATCCGACTCTCGCCGGCGCCTCCCGGATCGTCCATTGCGACGATGTGATCGCGCCCGAGGAAAAGCCGACCCAGGCCATCCGCCGCGCCAAGACCAGCTCCATGGGGCGTGCCGTCCATGCCGTGAAGGCGGGCGAGGCGGACGCCGCCATCTCGGGCGGCAATACCGGCGCGTTGATGGCGATGTCCAAGCTGGCGCTGCGCACCATGAAGGGCATCGACCGACCGGCGCTCGCGGCGCTGCTGCCGACGCTTGGCGACAATGACCTCGTCATGCTCGATCTCGGCGCCAACACCGAGTGCGACACCCAGAATCTCGTTCAGTTCGCCGTCATGGGCGCGGCCTATTCTCGCGTCGTGCTCGATCTTGAAAAACCGCGCGTTCGCCTGCTCAACATCGGCACCGAGGAGCTGAAGGGCACGGACGAGCTGAAGACCGCCGCCGCCATCCTGCGCGACGCCGACTATCTCGGCATGCGCTTCGACGGCTTCACCGAGGGCGACAAGATTTCGCGCGGCGATGTCGACGTGATCGTGACCGACGGCTTTTCCGGCAATATCGCCCTCAAGACCGCGGAAGGCACCGCCCGCTTCGTCACCGACCTTTTGAAGCGCGCCTTCACCAGCTCGGCCCGGTCGAAGATCGGCTTCCTGATCTCGCGCCCGGCGACCGAGCTCCTCAAGCACCATCTCGATCCGAACAACCATAATGGCGCCGTCTTCCTCGGCCTCAATGCGCCGGTGGTGAAGAGCCACGGCAACGCCAACGAGAAGGGCGTCGCCAATGCCATCCGCGTCGCGGCCCGCATGGTACGCGAGGACCTGACCCGCAAGATCACCGAGGATCTCGCCAATATCGCCGCGCATGGCGACGCGCAGGCCGCAGCGAAATGA
- a CDS encoding beta-ketoacyl-ACP synthase III → MTRRSVIVGTGSALPPRRVTNVELAERVDTTHEWIVERTGIEARHIASDGETTATLATEAARKALQAAGVSADSIGLIVLATATPDQTFPASATRVQTALGIDDCIAFDVAAVCTGFLYALSVADNMVKGGMADYALVIGSETFSRILDWEDRTTCVLFGDGAGALVLKAEETEDRGILATRLHADGRHNDLLYVDGGVSTTGTVGKLRMKGREVFRHAVVNLADVLNEVLEAAGHQAEEVDWVVPHQANKRILDATAKKLGLAPEKVIVTVDQHANTSAASVPLALDVAVRDGRIGRGDLVVLEAMGGGFTWGAAVVRY, encoded by the coding sequence ATGACGCGGCGCTCCGTCATCGTCGGCACCGGCTCCGCGCTGCCGCCGCGTCGCGTCACCAATGTCGAGCTCGCCGAACGGGTGGACACCACCCATGAATGGATCGTCGAGCGTACCGGCATCGAGGCGCGCCACATCGCGAGCGACGGCGAAACCACCGCGACCCTCGCCACCGAGGCTGCGCGCAAGGCGCTGCAAGCTGCCGGCGTGAGCGCCGACAGCATCGGCCTCATCGTGCTGGCGACCGCGACGCCCGACCAGACCTTTCCGGCCAGCGCGACCCGGGTCCAGACGGCGCTCGGCATCGACGACTGCATCGCCTTTGACGTGGCGGCGGTCTGCACCGGCTTTCTCTACGCCCTGTCCGTCGCCGACAATATGGTGAAGGGCGGCATGGCCGATTACGCCCTGGTGATCGGCTCGGAAACGTTCAGCCGCATTCTCGATTGGGAGGATCGCACCACCTGCGTCCTCTTTGGCGACGGCGCCGGTGCGCTGGTGCTGAAGGCAGAGGAAACCGAGGACCGCGGCATCCTCGCCACCCGCCTCCACGCCGACGGTCGTCACAACGATCTTCTCTATGTCGACGGCGGCGTCTCGACCACCGGCACCGTCGGCAAGCTCCGCATGAAGGGCCGCGAGGTCTTCCGCCATGCCGTGGTGAACCTCGCCGACGTTCTGAATGAAGTGCTGGAGGCGGCCGGCCACCAGGCTGAGGAGGTCGACTGGGTCGTGCCGCACCAGGCCAACAAGCGGATCCTCGATGCGACGGCGAAGAAGCTCGGCCTGGCGCCCGAGAAGGTCATCGTCACCGTCGACCAGCATGCCAACACGTCCGCCGCGTCGGTTCCGCTCGCCCTGGACGTCGCGGTTCGCGACGGGCGCATCGGCAGGGGCGATCTTGTCGTCCTGGAGGCGATGGGCGGCGGCTTCACCTGGGGGGCTGCGGTTGTCCGCTATTGA
- a CDS encoding low affinity iron permease family protein, whose protein sequence is MERIFTRIANSIAWVAGQPWSFTLALASIFIWAASGPLFNFSDTWQLVVNTSTTIVTFLMVFLIQNSQNRDAAAMQAKLDELIRALPPARAQFIGIEHLTESEVELIRAELEDETVGENGKPLARHSLERLRYRL, encoded by the coding sequence ATGGAGCGCATTTTCACCCGCATCGCCAACAGCATCGCCTGGGTGGCCGGCCAACCCTGGTCCTTCACGCTTGCACTGGCTTCGATTTTCATTTGGGCGGCGTCGGGGCCGCTCTTCAATTTCTCCGACACGTGGCAGCTGGTCGTGAACACCTCGACCACGATCGTCACCTTCCTGATGGTGTTCCTGATCCAGAATTCGCAAAACCGGGACGCGGCGGCGATGCAGGCGAAGCTCGACGAGCTGATCCGGGCGCTGCCGCCGGCGCGAGCGCAGTTCATCGGCATCGAGCATCTCACCGAATCGGAAGTGGAGCTGATCCGCGCCGAGCTGGAGGATGAGACGGTGGGCGAAAACGGAAAGCCGCTCGCCAGGCATTCGCTTGAACGCCTGCGCTACCGCCTCTGA
- a CDS encoding KTSC domain-containing protein yields the protein MPSTVIRAIAYREAAAELEVLFTTGRRYIYHDVPPAVADAFRAARIKGPHFNRHIRGRYRYVECVQD from the coding sequence ATGCCCTCGACCGTGATTCGCGCGATCGCCTACAGGGAGGCCGCAGCCGAGCTGGAAGTGCTGTTCACGACCGGGCGCCGCTACATCTACCACGACGTTCCGCCCGCGGTCGCCGACGCGTTTCGCGCCGCCCGGATCAAGGGCCCGCATTTCAACCGCCACATTCGCGGCCGCTATCGCTACGTCGAATGCGTGCAAGATTGA
- a CDS encoding MAPEG family protein → MILPITLTIAGACALISVWLGLRVSQLRIRHKVLIGDGGDERLTRRMRAHANFSEYAPTFLILLGLIELAHGSETWLWIVAILFVLARLAHPFGMDRPGSSPLRMGGALATWLLLFGLAAYALAIPYLERAASAPITYAEGQDL, encoded by the coding sequence ATGATCTTGCCCATCACTCTTACCATTGCGGGCGCCTGCGCGCTCATCAGCGTCTGGCTGGGCCTCAGGGTCAGCCAGCTCCGCATCCGGCACAAGGTGCTGATCGGCGACGGCGGCGACGAGCGCCTCACCCGCCGTATGCGCGCCCACGCCAATTTCTCCGAATATGCCCCGACCTTCCTCATCCTGCTCGGCCTCATCGAGCTGGCCCACGGATCGGAGACCTGGCTTTGGATCGTCGCCATCCTCTTCGTGCTGGCGCGGCTTGCCCATCCGTTCGGCATGGATCGGCCCGGATCGAGCCCGCTGCGCATGGGCGGGGCGCTGGCAACGTGGCTCCTGCTGTTCGGCCTAGCCGCCTATGCGCTCGCCATTCCCTATCTGGAGCGTGCGGCGTCGGCGCCGATCACTTACGCCGAGGGACAAGACCTCTAA
- a CDS encoding ATP-dependent DNA helicase, which translates to MAVSLPYPALHATHGGIWVASAGGEVRALGRGEAIARAAETPIIMLNAPLIGQRLGYPELSGLDLLELFAFVFPARFAVPTPKGLAHALGLAPPRDDAEAALFLRRAAEALLERMEAADWPEREGAWASAQSLHRLRWSWAPAVTAQLKRPERDERWLFSKLPEWEEGAPRPQPRPASVSEDESVERLASLTGRDAEPRQGQRDYAATATSAFAPRTREGEPHLLLAEAGTGIGKTLGYLAPASLWAEKAGGAVWVSTYTKALQRQLDRESVRLFPDPRERKAKVVVRKGRENYLCLLNLEDALQGGFSGRAAILAQLIARWAAYTKDGDMVGGDLPGWLTSLFRRAGSTALTDRRGECVYAGCPHYRKCFIERSARASQNADLVIANHALVMVNAVRGREAGNAATRIVFDEGHHLFDAADSTFAAALTGQETIELRRWIIGPEGKSRGRRRGLSARLMDVASYDEAGAMALEAAVQAAGLLTGDGWLQRIGEGMPFGPIEKLLAAVRGTVYARASAQDAGYGIETEMAELDGAIVGAAAPAVEALELLLRPLVALGKRLEAVLEDAPDWLDAQARARIEGAIGGLGWRIQSLSAWIALAARIGGPADPDFVDWLTVERVDGREYDIGIHRRWLDPTRPLAETVLKPAHGVIVTSATLRGAEGWEAADARTGACHLDSPARHFSADSPFDYAANSEVLIVTDLRRGDLASLAGAYARLIEAAGGGTLGLFTAIQRLKAVHARIADRLARAGLPLYAQHVDPIDTGTLVDIFRDEPRASLLGTDALRDGVDVPGHSLRLVVMEGVPWPRPTVLHAARKAAGGGSAYDDRVVRARLAQAFGRLIRRRDDKGIFVLLSAATPSRLLNAFPAGVPVSRVHLAEAIERVRSGLSTASALGHQAQDVTVPEGFA; encoded by the coding sequence ATGGCGGTCTCTTTGCCTTATCCCGCGCTCCACGCAACCCATGGCGGCATCTGGGTGGCTTCGGCGGGAGGCGAGGTGCGCGCCCTGGGCCGGGGCGAGGCGATCGCTCGCGCCGCCGAGACGCCGATAATCATGCTGAACGCGCCCCTCATCGGCCAGCGACTCGGCTATCCGGAGCTGTCGGGGCTCGATCTTCTGGAGCTGTTCGCCTTCGTCTTCCCGGCGCGGTTCGCCGTCCCCACGCCCAAGGGGCTGGCCCACGCGCTGGGGCTGGCGCCGCCCAGGGACGATGCGGAGGCGGCGCTTTTCCTGAGGCGGGCGGCCGAAGCGCTGCTGGAGCGGATGGAGGCGGCGGACTGGCCGGAGCGTGAGGGCGCCTGGGCATCGGCGCAGTCGCTCCATCGCCTGCGCTGGTCCTGGGCGCCGGCGGTGACGGCGCAGCTGAAGCGGCCCGAAAGGGACGAGCGCTGGCTCTTCTCCAAGCTTCCCGAATGGGAGGAAGGCGCGCCGCGGCCCCAGCCGCGTCCCGCCAGCGTTTCGGAAGACGAATCGGTCGAGCGACTGGCGTCTCTTACTGGTCGGGACGCCGAACCGCGCCAAGGCCAGCGCGATTACGCGGCGACCGCCACGTCTGCCTTCGCGCCGCGGACACGCGAGGGCGAGCCCCATCTGCTGCTCGCCGAAGCGGGGACCGGAATCGGCAAGACGCTCGGCTATCTCGCTCCCGCCTCGCTCTGGGCGGAAAAGGCGGGCGGCGCGGTATGGGTGTCCACCTACACCAAGGCGTTGCAGCGTCAGCTCGATCGCGAAAGCGTCCGCCTCTTTCCCGACCCCCGGGAGCGCAAGGCGAAGGTCGTCGTCCGCAAGGGGCGCGAGAATTATCTCTGCCTGCTCAACCTGGAGGACGCGCTTCAGGGCGGCTTTTCCGGGCGCGCCGCGATCCTGGCGCAGCTCATCGCGCGCTGGGCGGCCTATACGAAGGACGGCGACATGGTCGGCGGCGACCTGCCGGGCTGGCTCACCAGCCTGTTCCGGCGCGCCGGCTCGACCGCACTCACCGACCGGCGCGGCGAATGCGTCTATGCCGGCTGCCCGCATTACCGGAAGTGCTTCATCGAACGCTCGGCGCGGGCCAGCCAGAATGCCGACCTCGTCATCGCCAATCACGCGCTCGTCATGGTGAACGCGGTGCGCGGCCGGGAGGCAGGCAATGCCGCGACCCGGATCGTGTTCGACGAGGGCCACCACCTGTTCGACGCCGCCGATTCGACCTTCGCCGCCGCTCTGACGGGGCAGGAAACGATCGAGCTCCGCCGCTGGATCATCGGCCCCGAAGGCAAGTCGCGTGGGCGGCGGCGCGGCCTTTCCGCCCGATTGATGGACGTCGCCTCCTACGATGAAGCGGGTGCGATGGCCCTCGAGGCGGCGGTGCAGGCGGCCGGGCTGCTGACGGGCGACGGCTGGCTCCAGCGGATCGGCGAGGGAATGCCGTTCGGGCCGATCGAGAAGCTGCTCGCCGCCGTGCGCGGCACCGTCTACGCGCGCGCCTCGGCCCAGGATGCCGGCTACGGCATCGAGACCGAGATGGCCGAGCTCGACGGCGCCATCGTCGGAGCGGCGGCGCCCGCCGTCGAAGCGCTGGAGCTGCTGCTGCGCCCGCTGGTCGCGCTCGGCAAGCGATTGGAAGCGGTGCTGGAGGACGCGCCGGATTGGCTCGACGCCCAGGCGCGAGCGCGGATCGAAGGGGCGATCGGCGGCCTTGGCTGGCGCATCCAGTCGCTGTCCGCCTGGATAGCGCTCGCCGCCCGCATCGGGGGGCCGGCCGATCCTGATTTCGTCGACTGGCTGACCGTCGAGCGGGTCGATGGCCGCGAATATGATATCGGGATTCACCGCCGCTGGCTCGATCCCACCCGGCCGCTGGCGGAGACGGTGCTGAAGCCCGCGCACGGCGTCATTGTCACCTCCGCCACCCTGCGGGGCGCCGAAGGCTGGGAGGCCGCGGATGCGCGCACGGGCGCCTGCCACCTCGATTCGCCGGCGCGCCATTTCAGCGCCGACAGCCCGTTCGATTATGCGGCGAACAGCGAAGTGCTGATCGTCACCGATTTGAGGCGCGGCGACCTCGCCAGCCTTGCCGGCGCCTATGCCCGGCTCATCGAGGCGGCGGGCGGCGGCACCTTGGGCCTCTTCACCGCCATCCAGCGGCTGAAGGCGGTGCATGCCCGCATCGCCGACCGGCTCGCCCGCGCCGGCCTGCCGCTCTATGCTCAGCATGTCGATCCGATCGATACCGGCACGCTCGTCGACATCTTCCGCGATGAGCCCCGCGCCTCGCTGCTCGGCACCGATGCGCTTCGCGACGGAGTCGACGTTCCCGGCCATTCGCTCCGCCTGGTGGTGATGGAAGGCGTGCCCTGGCCGCGGCCGACGGTGCTGCACGCAGCCCGGAAAGCGGCCGGCGGCGGCTCGGCCTATGACGACCGTGTCGTGCGGGCCCGGCTCGCGCAGGCGTTCGGTCGGCTAATCCGGCGGCGTGACGACAAGGGGATATTCGTCCTGCTCTCCGCGGCGACGCCCTCGCGTCTGCTGAATGCCTTCCCCGCGGGCGTGCCGGTCAGCCGCGTTCATCTCGCTGAAGCCATCGAGCGTGTACGGAGCGGCCTTTCAACCGCATCTGCTTTAGGGCATCAGGCGCAGGACGTTACGGTTCCCGAAGGATTTGCATGA
- a CDS encoding SixA phosphatase family protein has protein sequence MKTLTLLRHAKSSWNDPVAADFDRPLNKRGRRAARTIGREMKNRELRFDRVIASPAVRVIETLDDVTEGYGSPLHPQYDRRIYLASPAALLDLIHEIDDETERLLLVGHNPGLEQLALLLADGGELRDEVAVKYPTATVAEIRIPVQHWRQVRKGMGNIVRFIRPRDLDPTLGPDEDTH, from the coding sequence ATGAAGACGCTGACGCTGCTGCGCCACGCCAAGTCCAGTTGGAATGATCCGGTCGCTGCCGACTTCGATCGTCCATTGAACAAGCGGGGTCGCCGCGCCGCTCGTACCATCGGGCGCGAGATGAAGAACCGGGAACTGCGCTTTGACCGCGTCATTGCTTCTCCCGCCGTTCGGGTAATCGAGACCCTCGACGATGTGACCGAAGGCTATGGCTCGCCGCTTCACCCACAATATGACCGCCGCATCTATCTCGCTTCCCCCGCCGCCCTGCTCGACCTCATCCATGAGATCGACGATGAGACGGAGCGGCTCCTGCTGGTTGGCCATAATCCCGGGCTCGAGCAATTGGCCCTGCTGCTGGCCGACGGGGGCGAGCTAAGAGACGAGGTGGCGGTCAAATACCCGACCGCTACCGTCGCCGAGATCAGGATTCCGGTTCAGCACTGGCGCCAGGTTCGAAAAGGCATGGGCAACATCGTCCGCTTCATCCGCCCGCGCGACCTCGATCCCACCTTGGGTCCGGACGAGGATACGCACTGA
- a CDS encoding integration host factor subunit alpha, with product MPMAGTLTRADLADVVHQEIGLSRAESANIVERVLHHMCHALAEGENVKISGFGSFILRDKGERIGRNPKTGVEVPIAPRRVLTFRASQIMRERIANGR from the coding sequence ATGCCCATGGCAGGAACGCTGACCAGGGCCGATCTGGCCGATGTCGTCCACCAGGAAATCGGCCTGTCCCGCGCCGAATCCGCCAACATCGTCGAGCGCGTGCTGCACCATATGTGCCATGCGCTGGCCGAAGGCGAGAATGTGAAGATTTCCGGTTTCGGCAGCTTCATCCTGCGCGACAAGGGCGAGCGGATCGGCCGCAATCCCAAGACCGGAGTCGAGGTGCCGATCGCGCCGCGGCGGGTGCTCACCTTCCGCGCCAGCCAGATCATGCGCGAGCGGATCGCAAACGGCCGCTGA
- a CDS encoding MBL fold metallo-hydrolase, which translates to MTTPPMKAAIIPVTPLQQNCTLLWCTKTMRGAFVDPGGDLDRLKAAAQGQGVTIEKILLTHGHIDHCGSAKPLADELGVKIEGPHIADKFWIDRLDEDGARFGILGVPFESDRWLEEGDTVTVGELSFDVYHCPGHTPGHVVFHHPDSKLAIVGDVLFQGSIGRTDFPRSNHADLINAIVTKLWPLGDDTAFIPGHGPMSQFAHERRTNPFVGDRVLAGA; encoded by the coding sequence ATGACGACGCCTCCGATGAAAGCCGCGATCATCCCGGTGACTCCGCTGCAGCAGAACTGCACCCTGCTCTGGTGCACGAAAACGATGCGCGGTGCTTTCGTCGATCCCGGCGGCGACCTGGACCGGCTGAAGGCGGCCGCCCAGGGCCAGGGCGTCACGATCGAGAAGATCCTCCTCACGCACGGTCATATCGACCATTGCGGCTCGGCCAAGCCGCTTGCCGACGAGCTGGGGGTGAAGATCGAAGGGCCGCACATCGCCGATAAATTCTGGATCGACCGGCTGGATGAGGACGGCGCCCGGTTCGGCATATTGGGCGTTCCCTTCGAATCGGACCGCTGGCTGGAGGAAGGCGACACGGTGACGGTGGGGGAGCTGAGCTTCGACGTCTATCATTGTCCCGGCCACACGCCCGGCCATGTCGTGTTTCACCACCCGGATTCGAAGCTGGCGATCGTCGGCGACGTCCTGTTTCAGGGATCGATCGGCCGCACCGACTTTCCCCGAAGCAACCATGCCGATCTCATCAACGCCATCGTCACCAAGCTTTGGCCGCTCGGCGACGACACGGCCTTCATTCCCGGCCATGGCCCGATGAGCCAGTTCGCGCATGAGCGGCGGACCAATCCCTTCGTCGGCGACCGGGTGCTGGCCGGCGCATAA